In the Mytilus trossulus isolate FHL-02 chromosome 1, PNRI_Mtr1.1.1.hap1, whole genome shotgun sequence genome, one interval contains:
- the LOC134681917 gene encoding baculoviral IAP repeat-containing protein 3-like has translation MDMAVPINNEEQKDKIIERDVIHLDNSNIGNGQFTNEENSTTSATRKGDTEKTFIKQQILKTNFATAVTILSCVMACIKTFQNEFMDASQKYAKSHLACYKMRTKQMKPSMAKEVIFISKSKAWLQRFVRTLHFYPKSFLNTYLLESEEYHKFVDQQKNSGNKKEAMQFEWCRLSSFASYPQTCHSVIRLAGAGFYYDGNGDEVICYFCGLTHKNWKPIDDPKLIHKQKAPKCPFVMKNISEISKQDDVPTYSTYGGHTSSGGACGNAADSANLSVISEKQYEFVKEQHRNESRAHNENTFTVVTNRENSVAVDRNRENTESSMPRERAEYFSSQIKTNQTQTVHSRNNTTGLIHIPATNVAQQLTSTHAIENTAGSSASKTAPISIGICLEKPKYPKFAIKTTRLSSFDNWPSYLTQTPEELINAGFFYTGIEDHCRCFFCGGGLRRWEEGDLPWTEHARWYPRCPFIIQCKGEKFIEAVQQGGNPEITKNVAEKEHKHSPSGLNGYANNPAVQTILDFGYECAVVKTAYARLKESGIHDVTASLLLDTICEREDSDNQHGSSEQTISSHSTTQEKDEDDTEHFIKKPDYIEKIDPTLELSIRSLEEENRNLKDQQTCKICLDEPVAIVFLPCGHMAACINCAPALRRCPICRAFIKGTVKAIMC, from the exons ATGGATATGGCAGTACCAATAAATAACGAAGAGCAAAAAGACAAGATCATTGAAAGGGACGTAATTCATCTAGACAACTCGAATATAGGGAATGGTCAGTTTACAAATGAGGAGAATTCAACAACATCAGCCACACGCAAAGGTGACACAGAGAAAACTTTTATTAAACAGCAAATACTGAAAACCAACTTTGCAACAGCTGTTACAATACTTAGCTGTGTTATGGCTTGtatcaaaacatttcaaaacgAATTCATGGACGCATCACAAAAATATGCGAAAAGTCATTTGGCGTGTTATAAAATGAGGACTAAACAAATGAAGCCTAGCATGGCAAAAGaggttatttttatttcaaaaagtaaagcATGGTTGCAAAGATTTGTGAGAACATTACATTTCTACCCAAAATCGTTTTTGAATACGTATTTGTTGGAATCTGAGGAATATCATAAATTTGTGGATCAACAGAAAAATTCGGGTAATAAAAAGGAAGCTATGCAATTTGAGTGGTGTAGATTATCAAGTTTCGCATCGTACCCACAGACATGTCATTCAGTAATACGACTCGCAGGCGCTGGCTTTTACTATGACGGAAACGGAGACGAAGTTATCTGCTATTTTTGTGGCTTAACACATAAAAATTGGAAACCAATAGATGATCCAAAACTAATTCACAAGCAAAAGGCACCTAAATGTCCGTTTGTTATGAAGAATATAAGTGAAATTTCAAAGCAAGATGATGTGCCGACTTATTCTACATATGGTGGACATACATCATCGGGAGGCGCATGTGGAAACGCTGCAGATTCTGCAAATTTATCAGTGATCAGTGAGAAACAATATGAGTTTGTAAAAGAACAACATAGAAATGAATCAAGAGCTCATAATGAAAATACTTTCACAGTTGTAACGAATCGTGAAAATTCTGTTGCGGTTGACAGAAATCGTGAAAATACCGAATCGTCAATGCCGCGGGAAAGAGCAGAATACTTTTCTTCACAGATAAAGACGAACCAAACGCAAACCGTTCACTCTAGAAACAACACAACTGGTCTCATTCACATACCAGCGACAAATGTTGCTCAACAACTAACTTCAACacatgcaattgaaaatactgcGGGATCTTCGGCTTCAAAAACGGCACCAATAAGCATCGGCATTTGTCTTGAAAAACCTAAATATCCTAAATTTGCTATAAAAACAACTCGCTTGTCATCATTTGATAACTGGCCTTCATACTTGACTCAAACGCCAGAAGAACTGATCAATGCAGGTTTCTTTTACACCG GTATCGAGGATCATTGCAGATGCTTTTTCTGCGGAGGGGGTCTGAGAAGATGGGAGGAAGGAGATTTGCCTTGGACAGAACATGCTCGATGGTATCCAAGGTGTCCATTTATTATACAGTGCAAGGGAGAGAAGTTTATTGAGGCTGTTCAACAAGGGGGAAATCCAgagataacaaaaaat GTGGCTGAAAAAGAACACAAGCATTCACCTAGTGGGTTAAATGGATACGCAAATAATCCAGCAGTACAAACCATTCTTGACTTTGGGTACGAATGTGCAGTTGTAAAGACAGCCTATGCAAGATTAAAAGAATCCGGAATACATG ATGTTACGGCATCACTATTATTAGACACCATTTGTGAAAGAGAAGACAGTGACAATCAACATGGCTCCTCTGAGCAGACTATTTCTAGCCATAGCACAACACAAGAAAAAGATGAAGACGATACAgaacatttcataaaaaaaccagACTACATTGAGAAAATTGATCCAACACTTGAAT TATCCATCAGGAGTCTTGAAGAAGAGAACAGGAATTTAAAAGATCAACAAACCTGTAAGATTTGTCTAGACGAACCGGTGGCCATCGTTTTTCTCCCATGTGGTCACATGGCTGCATGTATTAACTGCGCTCCAGCTTTGAGAAGATGTCCAATCTGTAGAGCTTTTATTAAAGGCACTGTAAAAGCTATAATGTGCTGA
- the LOC134681959 gene encoding mediator of RNA polymerase II transcription subunit 8-B-like codes for MQKEEKQLEATVDALIHRVQDIKNSIASFLFKLENEYQTLNWPSVLDNFALISGQLNSLGKVLKNDRSPHLRNHLLLPLALRPDRDAELEKLTEGRVQCFNHEVVPDYLRTKPEPEVEDKVNIVVQKSAAMQADMAQKQLNSMNKITSNLLDIINSNKEELESEANQKAQMAQTYSSTDTSSMVAAMMFGKGLKSIQRQDSRPGMTAQQQQQQQQQKQQAQNIGKAPSTIKTNIKSAASTHPYQRP; via the exons atgcag aaaGAAGAAAAGCAATTAGAAGCCACTGTAGATGCCTTGATCCACAGAGTTCAGGATATCAAAAATTCCATTGCATCGTTTCTCTTTAAGCttgaaaatgaatatcaaaCATTGAATTG GCCATCTGTGCTGGATAATTTTGCTCTGATATCTGGTCAGCTAAATAGTCTTGGTAAAGTCCTGAAAAATGACAGATCACCACATCTTAGAAATCATCTCTTATTACCGCTTGCATTGAGACCTGATAGAGATGCTGAACTTGAG AAACTAACAGAAGGAAGAGTACAGTGTTTTAACCATGAAGTTGTACCAGACTATCTCCGTACCAAACCAGAACCAGAGGTCGAGGACAAAGTTAATATTGTCGTTCAGAAATCAGCTGCAATGCAAGCAGACATGGCACAA AAACAGCTGAACTCAATGAACAAGATCACCAGTAATTTATTGGATATCATAAATTCCAACAAAGAAGAATTAGAAAGTGAAGCAA atCAGAAAGCCCAGATGGCACAGACTTATTCATCAACAGATACCAGTTCAATGGTGGCAGCCATGATGTTTGGTAAGGGACTAAAATCAATACAACGACAAGATTCTCGACCTGGTATGACagcacaacaacaacaacagcagCAACAACAGAAACAACAGG CACAAAACATTGGAAAAGCACCAAGTAccataaaaacaaacatcaagTCTGCAGCCAGTACCCACCCATACCAAAGACCTTGA
- the LOC134681930 gene encoding nuclear transcription factor Y subunit gamma-like isoform X1: protein MRLIKRVSKMEYPTSGQSPNAATISGEAAAMLNTFWPDAMKDIRDLKNDDFKQQILPLARIKKIMKLDEDVKMISAEAPVLFAKAAEIFISELSLRAWIHTEDNKRRTLQRNDIAMAISKFDQFDFLIDIVPRDELKPTKRTEDTSRTNNMLPEQIQYYLQLAQQQAQQAQQAQQQQQQTTQPTQQVTTQVSQPTQIQLPGGQIQNVIQQPSYQIQSASNTLQQPQVIQIQAPSVPQQPQVQTVPSNQQIQQVQVQQQQQQQPQQQTQVYQQVITASGEVQNVPIQLTPAQLQAIQMQLQGKQTNQNVIIQQGAQPAVQTVSADSQFNQQMFQIQQLPGQSGQQIYIQQSDDQTDGAQDVS, encoded by the exons ATGAGACTGATCAAA AGAGTTTCCAAGATGGAGTACCCAACATCAGGACAGTCTCCTAATGCTGCAACAATAAGTGGTGAAGCTGCAGCCATGTTGAACACATTCTGGCCTGATGCAATGAAAGATATCAGAGACCTGAAAAAT gatGATTTCAAACAACAGATACTGCCTCTTGCcagaattaaaaagatcatgAAACTAGATGAAGATGTAAAG ATGATCAGTGCAGAAGCTCCAGTATTATTTGCCAAAGCTGCAGAAATATTTATCAGTGAGCTGTCACTAAGAGCCTGGATACATACTGAGGACAATAAAAGGAGAACATTACAG aGAAATGATATTGCCATGGCTATTTCCAAGTTTGACCAGTTTGATTTCCTGATAGATATAGTACCTAGAGATGAACTTAAACCTACCAAACGAACT GAAGACACGTCAAGAACTAACAACATGTTACCAGAACAAATACAGTATTATCTACAGCTAGCCCAACAGCAGGCACAGCAAGCACAACAAGCCCAACAACagcaacaacaaacaacacaaccCACACAGCAAGTCACCACACAAGTGTCACAGCCAACACAAATACAACTGCCAG GTGGACAAATACAGAATGTCATACAGCAACCCTCCTACCAAATACAGTCAGCTTCTAATACTCTT CAACAGCCACAGGTGATTCAGATCCAAGCTCCTTCTGTACCACAACAGCCACAGGTACAGACTGTGCCAAGTAACCAACAGATTCAGCAAGTCCAAGTTCAACAACAACAGCAGCAGCAACCCCAACAACAAACACAGGTCTATCAACAAGTCATAACAGCTAGTGGAGAAGTACAAAATGTTCCt ATACAATTAACACCAGCACAGCTACAAGCAATACAGATGCAGTTACAAGGAAaacaaaccaatcaaaatgttatTATTCAGCAAGGGGCACAACCAGCTGTTCAAACAGTGTCAGCAGATTCTCAATTTAATCAG caaATGTTCCAAATTCAACAGCTTCCTGGACAAAGTGGACAGCAGATTTATATACAACAATCTGATGACCAAACAGACGGAGCGCAAGATGTGTCATAG
- the LOC134681930 gene encoding nuclear transcription factor Y subunit gamma-like isoform X2, with amino-acid sequence MRVSKMEYPTSGQSPNAATISGEAAAMLNTFWPDAMKDIRDLKNDDFKQQILPLARIKKIMKLDEDVKMISAEAPVLFAKAAEIFISELSLRAWIHTEDNKRRTLQRNDIAMAISKFDQFDFLIDIVPRDELKPTKRTEDTSRTNNMLPEQIQYYLQLAQQQAQQAQQAQQQQQQTTQPTQQVTTQVSQPTQIQLPGGQIQNVIQQPSYQIQSASNTLQQPQVIQIQAPSVPQQPQVQTVPSNQQIQQVQVQQQQQQQPQQQTQVYQQVITASGEVQNVPIQLTPAQLQAIQMQLQGKQTNQNVIIQQGAQPAVQTVSADSQFNQQMFQIQQLPGQSGQQIYIQQSDDQTDGAQDVS; translated from the exons ATG AGAGTTTCCAAGATGGAGTACCCAACATCAGGACAGTCTCCTAATGCTGCAACAATAAGTGGTGAAGCTGCAGCCATGTTGAACACATTCTGGCCTGATGCAATGAAAGATATCAGAGACCTGAAAAAT gatGATTTCAAACAACAGATACTGCCTCTTGCcagaattaaaaagatcatgAAACTAGATGAAGATGTAAAG ATGATCAGTGCAGAAGCTCCAGTATTATTTGCCAAAGCTGCAGAAATATTTATCAGTGAGCTGTCACTAAGAGCCTGGATACATACTGAGGACAATAAAAGGAGAACATTACAG aGAAATGATATTGCCATGGCTATTTCCAAGTTTGACCAGTTTGATTTCCTGATAGATATAGTACCTAGAGATGAACTTAAACCTACCAAACGAACT GAAGACACGTCAAGAACTAACAACATGTTACCAGAACAAATACAGTATTATCTACAGCTAGCCCAACAGCAGGCACAGCAAGCACAACAAGCCCAACAACagcaacaacaaacaacacaaccCACACAGCAAGTCACCACACAAGTGTCACAGCCAACACAAATACAACTGCCAG GTGGACAAATACAGAATGTCATACAGCAACCCTCCTACCAAATACAGTCAGCTTCTAATACTCTT CAACAGCCACAGGTGATTCAGATCCAAGCTCCTTCTGTACCACAACAGCCACAGGTACAGACTGTGCCAAGTAACCAACAGATTCAGCAAGTCCAAGTTCAACAACAACAGCAGCAGCAACCCCAACAACAAACACAGGTCTATCAACAAGTCATAACAGCTAGTGGAGAAGTACAAAATGTTCCt ATACAATTAACACCAGCACAGCTACAAGCAATACAGATGCAGTTACAAGGAAaacaaaccaatcaaaatgttatTATTCAGCAAGGGGCACAACCAGCTGTTCAAACAGTGTCAGCAGATTCTCAATTTAATCAG caaATGTTCCAAATTCAACAGCTTCCTGGACAAAGTGGACAGCAGATTTATATACAACAATCTGATGACCAAACAGACGGAGCGCAAGATGTGTCATAG
- the LOC134681930 gene encoding nuclear transcription factor Y subunit gamma-like isoform X3: protein MEYPTSGQSPNAATISGEAAAMLNTFWPDAMKDIRDLKNDDFKQQILPLARIKKIMKLDEDVKMISAEAPVLFAKAAEIFISELSLRAWIHTEDNKRRTLQRNDIAMAISKFDQFDFLIDIVPRDELKPTKRTEDTSRTNNMLPEQIQYYLQLAQQQAQQAQQAQQQQQQTTQPTQQVTTQVSQPTQIQLPGGQIQNVIQQPSYQIQSASNTLQQPQVIQIQAPSVPQQPQVQTVPSNQQIQQVQVQQQQQQQPQQQTQVYQQVITASGEVQNVPIQLTPAQLQAIQMQLQGKQTNQNVIIQQGAQPAVQTVSADSQFNQQMFQIQQLPGQSGQQIYIQQSDDQTDGAQDVS from the exons ATGGAGTACCCAACATCAGGACAGTCTCCTAATGCTGCAACAATAAGTGGTGAAGCTGCAGCCATGTTGAACACATTCTGGCCTGATGCAATGAAAGATATCAGAGACCTGAAAAAT gatGATTTCAAACAACAGATACTGCCTCTTGCcagaattaaaaagatcatgAAACTAGATGAAGATGTAAAG ATGATCAGTGCAGAAGCTCCAGTATTATTTGCCAAAGCTGCAGAAATATTTATCAGTGAGCTGTCACTAAGAGCCTGGATACATACTGAGGACAATAAAAGGAGAACATTACAG aGAAATGATATTGCCATGGCTATTTCCAAGTTTGACCAGTTTGATTTCCTGATAGATATAGTACCTAGAGATGAACTTAAACCTACCAAACGAACT GAAGACACGTCAAGAACTAACAACATGTTACCAGAACAAATACAGTATTATCTACAGCTAGCCCAACAGCAGGCACAGCAAGCACAACAAGCCCAACAACagcaacaacaaacaacacaaccCACACAGCAAGTCACCACACAAGTGTCACAGCCAACACAAATACAACTGCCAG GTGGACAAATACAGAATGTCATACAGCAACCCTCCTACCAAATACAGTCAGCTTCTAATACTCTT CAACAGCCACAGGTGATTCAGATCCAAGCTCCTTCTGTACCACAACAGCCACAGGTACAGACTGTGCCAAGTAACCAACAGATTCAGCAAGTCCAAGTTCAACAACAACAGCAGCAGCAACCCCAACAACAAACACAGGTCTATCAACAAGTCATAACAGCTAGTGGAGAAGTACAAAATGTTCCt ATACAATTAACACCAGCACAGCTACAAGCAATACAGATGCAGTTACAAGGAAaacaaaccaatcaaaatgttatTATTCAGCAAGGGGCACAACCAGCTGTTCAAACAGTGTCAGCAGATTCTCAATTTAATCAG caaATGTTCCAAATTCAACAGCTTCCTGGACAAAGTGGACAGCAGATTTATATACAACAATCTGATGACCAAACAGACGGAGCGCAAGATGTGTCATAG